The following is a genomic window from Malus sylvestris chromosome 7, drMalSylv7.2, whole genome shotgun sequence.
AATTGTGACAAAATTGGCCACGAAACCAAAATTAAAGCCCTCAAAATCCAATAATCTTACAGAAATTTTACACAATTGAGAGAACAAAAGCAAAAAGCCCTAACATCGAAATCAACAAATTTGAAAGAAACCCTAACAAAGAAGACGCAATAAACACACATGTATAAAGCTATAAAGCACAATTGGAATAGAAGAAAAGTAAGATAGAAAGAAGCATTAGGGAAGCAAATGTACATGAAGGAGCATAAGCGAGAGTGCAGTCGAAGCAGAGCTCAGTCTTGCGTCTGTCGTCTTTGCTCTCGTCCTTTATGAAGTCGAAGAAGCGCTAAGCCGAGAACTCGTACGTATCGTCAATGATTATCCCCGTCGCTGTTGGAGCCGGTGCGTTGGGTTCTTGGTCTGTCATTTCCTCGTTTTTGAAAACTTGTTGTTTGGGGTTGGGGATTTCAGAGAAGGAATTTGAAAGATCTGGAAGATTAATGAAGAAATGAATAGagaataatgaataaatcaaagaaagagagggagagagcgtCTGAGTGGGTGTGAGTATGGTGGATTGGAGTATAAAACCGACAAAAAAATTTTATTAGTGTCATAACCGACAAAAACAAATGGTGGCAAGAAtcccccaaaattttgttacggtttaaaaaaataaaataataattatttggtttaataaataaataaataaaatgtatttaaatagaatacgtttttaaaaattaaataaataattgtttggtttaatagataataactCATGTAAAATATgtgataaagaaacaaaaagataattgtacaatgaaaatgtcatcacacaaactaaatattgcCTAATCAataattgaaaaatataaataaaaatttagcacaaattacttttcccacttcaaaatttaggcaaatttaacagaaatatgcattctacgaaactagtttccatgatctaactgtcaaacttgtttgtagatactacaagatcgcatgcgtaaaaaatcacaaaaaaaaaattcagagattaggtaatggaacaaaagttttcgacggttataaacgaaaaatcacaatttaacggttatttttgctccagttttgatgattttgttacagctacactcctcgaccctataagaatgcaatgaacgaattcgatcttcaatttaaaatatttacactagtggataccatataatcttattttatacttaatggaagtataatattaactcttaggtgtttgtttaatctaccgttttgacgcgatatgcattctacataacttttttcaacgatccagcCATCAAAcgtatttgtacacactccgagattgcataggtaaaaaatagtacaaaacaaacattcagagattatgcAACGGAAAAAAAGTTTCCGACGgctataaatgaaaaatcataattttacggttattttagctctgattttaatgattttttaccactacactcctcgaccctataagaatgcaatgaataaatttgatctttaatttaaaatatttacactagtgatcttattttatacttaatggaagtataacattaactcttaagtgtttatttaatctaccgttttgacgtgATACACATTTtatgaaacctttttcaatgatctaaccatcaaacttgtttgtacacactccgagatcaaatacgtaaaaaatcacaaaaaacaaacattcaaatattaggtaacaaaacaaaagtttttgacggttataaatgaaaaatcataatttaacggttattttagttttaagtttgatgattttttaaaaCTACACttctcaaccctataagaatgcattgaacgaattcgatcttcaatttaaaatatttacactagtggataccacaaaatcttattttatacttgatggggaagtataacattaactctaagtgttggtttaatctaccattttgatgcgatacgcattctacgaaacgtttttcaacaatccaaccatcaaacttgttcgtacacactccaagatcgcatacgtaaaaaatcgcaaaaaacaaacatttagagattacgtaacggaacaaaagttttcgatggttataaacgaaaaatcacaatttaacggttattttagctctgattttgatgattttttgtagctacactcctcgatcatataagaatgcaatgaatgaatttgatctttagtttaaaatatttacactagtggataaatcttattttatatttaatggAAGTACACCAGATCATGTGTGCTTATGTGCCAGACAATATGCTTTGTGACGCATTGAAAACaattgtttgaatttctttgtatcttgttgcttgcctgtgagggagcataatccttattacaaaaatgatagagCTTCAGATTGTAGTCTGTTGTTATTATTCTCTCAGAAAATTTATGGCTCGTGGGAATTGAGTTCATTAGACTTTAGGGTcataagtgattttttttttaaatatgtgtttatttatttatttttaatcaatataacatttttaaataataaaaatttcatttatgttggttataaccgccagaatacaaaaataataactgccaaaaagtaaaataaaaaaataatcaatttctatcggttataaccgacaccattaacttaaaaaccgtTAGAATctgtcaaaaatatttttttttaaaattcaaaaacactgtcggatataaccgataatattttttttatatccgccataaatttatgtcggatataaccgaaaagatttttctaatatccgccactaattaaatgatgtgtcggatataatttatccgacatgatttttctaatatccgaCACCATCATCCaccacctaaagctaatattgtagtagagTAAACCAACTCTAATTCAGAGAGTATTGTAAGCTATTGAATGGACTGAAATATGAAGGAATTGACGTTTCAATGTTGGATATATAGAGCATCTACAAAGAGTTTTAGAAATTTGTATTAGTAAACGCGACGCTATATAAGCATATAAAATGATTGTTAAAAGCCGCCTAAAAATGTAACCTTTACATTTTCATGCAGTCAAATAAACATTTAACATATTCTTAGTAATGCGAGTGAGACTaaccatttaaatcaaattttgtaaattaataaTGTGATTATTGATGGTTGCATTATTATTTAGTGGTTTGTTAACgtatttattttctattaataATACATGACATGATTTGCAAAAATGCGGATACTTGGTTGCAACGTGTGGTCCATATTTGATGTCTCGTGCTGTGTTTTCTCAATATTTTGCCGCAATTCGTCTAAAAAttagtaagaaaaataaaagataagcGGGCAAATTTGTGAATGTGACGCATGGTTGACAACCTTTGGGCATATGCACGCACGAAAACACATATTAGTGACAATTGAGTGGTTTATGATTCAAATAAGGATTAtgtttttagtgttttgagaTCACTTTATTTAGAAACACAATGTATAAGTCTTACCTAAAAAAATTAGATAATTACAAAACAGGTGAATATATGATTGCATTTTCGTTATTATGTCACCTCGAAAATTGTAATGACTATTATTACCATGATCATGTGAATAAGAAATCGGAACAAATAAAGCTGGAATAGTGAAAGCTCAAATGATTAACATTGTAGTCCATAGTCACTGCATCTATATTCAAAATGATTAACGATGTGTTTGGAAATGTTTGgaaatgtttttcaaatgaatgaaagcggttttgatgaaaatattgttgaaatcaatctttaataaaaatgcaaacaTGTCCTAAAAAAAAGCACTTGAAATGCTTTTGAAATCCAAAAAACAATTCATCAAAAACACTTCCAATCATTTTAAACACTTCCAAACAAACCCTAATATTTTCACCACTTCACAAAGCCAAATTATGAACAACACAAGTCGTGTGGATTGTTTCGCATGCTATAATAAGAGAGAACAATATAATTGATATGTCTCAGTTTTAAAatgtattaataaaaaaaagcacGTGTTGTATTATTATTGAAATAGTAATGTTGTGTGGCTATGTTTTGATTGAATACATCGCTGCTCGTTTTTAGCCAATTATGGTAAATTTTAGGGCATCTTGTATCTACACTCTCTTAAATCTCAAAATAATTTTGAGTCACACCAGCTCAAACCCAATTTGATTTACTTTGAGCCGCATTGAGGCCTTTTCTCCTTGTCAAGGGTGTTGATTTGATCTCTCTGATTTTCTCCTTCTCGACTCGGTCTCATTTGATTGTTGCTTAGTTGTGGTGGGCTTAGCTGTTGGATTTACTCAATATAAATCAACTATAAATGGTCTACTatatgtaataggaatgtataGGTTGGAGATCAGTTAAGTTGCGATTTGATATCCTTATATCAATCCTACATTGAGTGTCTTACATTATAGGTAGGTTTTTGATTGAATCCTTAAttatatatgattatgatattttacttgagagccaagaaatgagagttttagctttcctttatggatggaatcTAAGACTTTTTGGATAGTATATAAACACCGGTCCCTGCTAACCCCAGATCACGGCAACTATGGCTTCCCATAGAGCATTGTCATAAAGCTAGGAGTTTACAGAAGAGTTGGTGtttttctctctctcgatcACGGCAAACGTGCCAATAGTGGTGTTCTCTTGATCACGCATTCTCTGCATGGCTACTGCACCTTCAACAAGTAAGAGTTTCATatgagttatatatatatatatatatatatatatatatatatatatttatgtatactGTGTTTTGATCATACAAACATCACGGCTAACATTAGCTGCTTATATGCaaccaagaaaaataaagaaattcgGGATCACATCTTAACTTGGCAAGAACGAAAATTCTTTATTTCCATCAAGTAATTTTCGAAACCATAATCAAAGAACATATTAAACAATTACTGTCAAATAAGTAGCTTAGATACATAATTATGCAACAATGGCACAATTCATGCAATGGTATGATCAGATGTTATGATCAAAGGCCAGCAGTGAATGGCACATTTGTAGCCGGCAACCATGAGCTACCAGCAATGAAATTATTCACAGTAAACTTCGACGCTTCTGAAGAACTAGTTATAACTCGATAACCACCCCACTTGACCCTGCCACTAGTAGGTGCACCTGGTCCAATGTTCTTGTATTCTCCATAATACAATGTCTTCAAAGCAAAATTACCGCTCCACTCGAGCCACCCAGCTGGGTCAACCAGGGTGTCTAGGAAAGATTGCATAAAAACTGTGCGTGAATACTCCTTCCATGGCCTACCCAAGAATGTCTTGACTGAGCCGACAGACGATTTGAAGTCCGGTGCGGCCATGACACGCGAGTCGTGGATAGAAATGCCCGTGTTCTGGTTTGGGTCGGTTCGTCCCTGGGCTGTGATGGTGTTCTTTTGACCACTCATGGGCTTTCTTGCGTAAATCATGCAGTTTTGGAGAACCACAGCTGCGTTGCCAAAGATGAAGTCAACGGTGCCATAGACGTAGCATTCTTTGTAAAACTGTCGTTGGGAGTGGGTGTAGAGGGTGTCTTGGTAGCCTTCGAAGCTGCAAAGGTAGAAAACAGAGAGGTCGGCGCCTGATCGGAGGGCTACTGCTTGATGGTTCTTTGGACCAGCTGTGTTGCGGAATGTTATGCCACGAGCAATGAAGCCTTCACCAGTTACCGCTGTAATTACACCCAAAAGAATCAAAGATCTATAGATATGGATTTTTAAGATTAGACTAATATTTTCAAGAGAAAAACGATAACGTTTTATTAGATAATTAAGACATACACATGAACATAGCAACTTCACACACTTTTCATTGTTCTAGTGAAAGAGaatgaaaaacatatataaagtcggtaatgtttagtttaatctttgggtgggggggggggtgtttaAGACATAAAAGAATATGAGTTACTTACCCATACACTGCTGACTATGTTATTTTGTGTGAGATATTAGAGTCAaataaagtttttttctttcttcttctctattTACTTGTTTCTTTTGAAAACCAACAATTCACACAACCTTTATTATCTATTGAGACAATGTTCAATGGCGCCACCTTATTTTGACATTTCAAATGACTTGtgacttgagagagagagagcgtcaTGACTTACCCACGGTTGCAGAATTGAAAGTTGTAGAACCACCTACAACACTACGGCTGCCTGTGATAATTGTATACCTCAACCCATCACCAAGTAGAAAAATATTCTTCAACTTGATATCAAGGTTCTCCTTATAAACCCCTCTCTTCACATGTATCACAAACCTCTTACTCCCACTCCTCTTCGCTGCAACATCCAACGCCTCTTTGATCGTCTTATAGTTCCCCGACCCATCTTGTGCAACCACTACATCCGCCGCAGGTGTCGACTGCAACAGTTTCCTATCACCCGGTGACACCCAACTAGGAAAACCCTCCGTGTACAAATTTGTCACAGGTGGAACATTTGAGCTATTCCCCAGCGACAGACTGTTACTAATGAGCTTGGACACATTGTTGGACATAAGGGGCAAGACAAAGTCCGAAACCCCAAGCTCCACGAACCCGGCCCGACATGTGTCAAGATTTGTGAGGGCAGTGCTGAGCCAAGTTTGTGAGTCGTAGTCGGTGCATTTTATGGCAGGGTCTACAGTATGGTTGAGGAGTTTGATGGTATCTTCATAAAGGCTCAAACAGTCGGCCCATGCAgccttttctttcttatttctaCACTTTTGCCCCAGCCACTTGTTGTGACTTTGGGCTTTGAGTGCTCTTTTCAGTGCTACTTGGATTGCAAGTTTCTTGAAGTCGGATACTTTATTGGGGATGGAGAGAGATTTTTGGTCATGGGTCAATGTATATTTGCAAGTTTCAGGGTAGGGGGTTTTTTTGCACCATGAATCTATGCCCGTGTTGAGAATGTTTGAAAGGGCTGGTGAGAAGAATAGAGCAAAGGAGACACAAAGGAAGAATGAACTAACTAGGTTTGTTGCCATTGATGAGCTTCTTCGGCTAATTTCGTTGCTAGGATTTTGTGAAGGTTTTGTGTTTGGTGATCAGAAGTtgcttatatatacatataagggagatttgagaaatgaaaaATGGGGTGTGGTGGTGACAGCGGGTTAGGCAAGGGTGTAGTTTGAACGTGGAGGGTTGCTAGAGACAGACAGACAATTTAAATCCAAAATAATAAGACGAAAGATTCTTAAAGTCTTATCTTATTATTCAATGCTAAATAAACCATGATACCCTTACGTAACCAATGATGAAATGACATGATTAGAGCAAGTATGTATTCAACGCATATCTTGATCCATGATCACTGCATGTCATATATACATAGTTTGTGTAATATTCTCTTCAACCAAACACACAGATTATGGATTATCGTGGTCGTGGATGGTTTTAAGATGTCTGCCAGTACTCCCTATCTGTTTTGATCAATTGGCTTAATTCACATTGTTTTGGCCAACTGACCTAACTCACATTTACATTTTATCTAGAGTTAACATGCTTTGTAATGGATCAATTGAAGTCTATCTCAACGaacaattcttcttcttcttcttcttcttcttcttcttcttacttTTATAAAGGAAGCGTCTTCACGATTTCCTTTACTTGTTGGCATTGCCTAGCTCatgaattttgaaaaatattgaGTCCAACATGAATTTTCTACTGAATTATGGAAAATAAAGAATAATCTACTAACTTAAAGTGGAACAGAATACATTAGGACATTATTAGGCTCCTAAATCTTGACTAATCTCTAACTATTGATAATTACATGAGCATTCAATAATAGCTGCAAGTCTGACTATTAGTTTAGGATGACTTTGAACAGCTTAAGCAGAAAGCGTTGCACATATATCCCCactactatttatttttttaattcttcgGATAACTttaataagtttgatggttcCAACCCTGTGTGCCACTTCGATTCAGAACATTCACGAGATCTCGTAGAATGTTGAGTTTTCCTCTTTGGTTTAACAAACGCGAA
Proteins encoded in this region:
- the LOC126629055 gene encoding pectinesterase 2-like — encoded protein: MATNLVSSFFLCVSFALFFSPALSNILNTGIDSWCKKTPYPETCKYTLTHDQKSLSIPNKVSDFKKLAIQVALKRALKAQSHNKWLGQKCRNKKEKAAWADCLSLYEDTIKLLNHTVDPAIKCTDYDSQTWLSTALTNLDTCRAGFVELGVSDFVLPLMSNNVSKLISNSLSLGNSSNVPPVTNLYTEGFPSWVSPGDRKLLQSTPAADVVVAQDGSGNYKTIKEALDVAAKRSGSKRFVIHVKRGVYKENLDIKLKNIFLLGDGLRYTIITGSRSVVGGSTTFNSATVAVTGEGFIARGITFRNTAGPKNHQAVALRSGADLSVFYLCSFEGYQDTLYTHSQRQFYKECYVYGTVDFIFGNAAVVLQNCMIYARKPMSGQKNTITAQGRTDPNQNTGISIHDSRVMAAPDFKSSVGSVKTFLGRPWKEYSRTVFMQSFLDTLVDPAGWLEWSGNFALKTLYYGEYKNIGPGAPTSGRVKWGGYRVITSSSEASKFTVNNFIAGSSWLPATNVPFTAGL